In Streptomyces longhuiensis, the following proteins share a genomic window:
- a CDS encoding SRPBCC family protein: MSGHTENSITIDAPIDLVWDITNDIENWPQLFSEYASLEVLSREGDTTTFRLTMHPDDNGKVWSWVSERTMDRAKRTVRARRVETGPFAHMDIRWDYTETPEGTRMDWVQDFAMKPEAPVDDAWMTDNINRNSVTQMGLIRDQIERVARDRQKAAVPR; the protein is encoded by the coding sequence ATGTCAGGGCACACAGAGAACAGCATCACCATCGACGCTCCCATCGACCTCGTCTGGGACATCACCAACGACATCGAGAACTGGCCGCAGCTCTTCAGCGAGTACGCGTCCCTCGAAGTGCTCTCCCGCGAGGGCGACACGACGACCTTCCGCCTGACCATGCACCCGGACGACAACGGGAAGGTCTGGAGCTGGGTCTCGGAGCGGACCATGGACCGCGCCAAGCGGACCGTGCGTGCCCGCCGCGTCGAGACCGGGCCCTTCGCGCACATGGACATCCGGTGGGACTACACGGAGACCCCGGAAGGCACCCGTATGGACTGGGTGCAGGACTTCGCCATGAAGCCCGAGGCCCCGGTCGACGACGCCTGGATGACGGACAACATCAACCGCAACTCCGTCACGCAGATGGGCCTCATCCGCGACCAGATCGAGCGCGTCGCCCGTGACCGCCAGAAGGCCGCAGTGCCCCGCTGA
- a CDS encoding acyl carrier protein, whose amino-acid sequence MITAELTFDDLAGLMKKAAGVTVDPQQLKQSPDYPFDAVGLDSLGLLGIVGELENRYGASLPQDSERCKTPREFLDLVNSTLKAGA is encoded by the coding sequence ATGATCACCGCAGAACTGACCTTCGACGATCTGGCCGGCCTCATGAAGAAGGCGGCCGGAGTCACCGTGGACCCCCAGCAACTCAAGCAGTCGCCGGACTACCCGTTCGACGCCGTCGGCCTCGACTCCCTCGGCCTGCTCGGCATCGTGGGCGAGCTCGAGAACCGGTACGGCGCGTCGCTTCCCCAGGACTCGGAGCGCTGCAAGACGCCCCGCGAGTTCCTCGACCTCGTCAACAGCACCCTCAAGGCTGGAGCCTGA
- a CDS encoding ketosynthase chain-length factor — MSSERARGAAITGIGVIAPNGLHADAYWKSVREGLGALDRITREGCEDMPLRVGGEVRGFDPADLIEEPFLVQTDRFTHFGMAAAALALDDAGLGRGNPAEPYSIGVVTAAGSGGGEFGQRELQKLWGQGSKFVGPYQSIAWFYAASTGQISIWSGFKGPCGVVASDEAGGLDAIAHAARTVRRGTGAMVVGSAEAPLAPYSMVCQLGYPELSTAEEPDRAYLPFTKGARGFAPAEGGAMLVVEDETRARERGTDIRAVVAGHSATFTGASRWEESREGLARAIKGALDEAGCAPEEIDVVFADAMGVPEADRAEALAIADALGAHGSRVPVTAPKTGTGRAYCAAPVLDVVSAVFAMENGLVPPTPNVFDICHDLDLVMSRARPAELHTALVLSRGLMGSNAALVVRRGGDSAR, encoded by the coding sequence ATGAGCAGTGAACGTGCCCGGGGCGCGGCCATCACCGGGATCGGTGTGATCGCGCCCAATGGACTGCACGCCGACGCGTACTGGAAGTCCGTCCGGGAGGGCCTCGGCGCCCTGGACCGGATCACCCGCGAAGGGTGCGAGGACATGCCGCTCCGCGTCGGCGGTGAGGTCCGCGGCTTCGATCCCGCGGATCTCATCGAGGAGCCGTTCCTCGTCCAGACGGACCGGTTCACCCACTTCGGTATGGCCGCTGCGGCGCTCGCCCTCGACGATGCCGGGCTCGGCCGCGGAAACCCCGCGGAGCCGTACTCCATCGGCGTGGTCACCGCGGCCGGCTCCGGCGGCGGTGAGTTCGGACAGCGAGAGCTCCAGAAGCTGTGGGGTCAGGGCTCCAAATTCGTGGGCCCCTACCAGTCCATCGCCTGGTTCTATGCCGCGAGCACCGGACAGATCTCCATCTGGAGCGGCTTCAAGGGGCCGTGCGGAGTGGTCGCGAGCGACGAGGCGGGTGGTCTTGACGCCATCGCGCACGCGGCCCGCACCGTACGGCGCGGAACCGGCGCCATGGTCGTCGGATCCGCCGAGGCGCCTCTCGCCCCGTACTCGATGGTGTGCCAGCTCGGCTACCCCGAGCTCAGCACCGCCGAGGAGCCCGACCGGGCCTACCTGCCCTTCACCAAGGGGGCCCGCGGATTCGCGCCCGCCGAGGGCGGCGCGATGCTCGTCGTCGAGGACGAGACCCGCGCCCGCGAACGGGGGACGGACATCCGGGCCGTGGTGGCCGGCCACTCGGCCACCTTCACCGGTGCCTCCCGCTGGGAGGAGTCCCGGGAGGGACTCGCCCGAGCGATCAAGGGCGCCCTCGACGAGGCGGGCTGCGCCCCGGAGGAGATCGACGTCGTCTTCGCCGACGCCATGGGCGTACCGGAGGCGGACCGCGCCGAGGCGCTGGCCATCGCCGACGCCCTGGGTGCGCACGGCAGCCGCGTCCCCGTCACGGCACCCAAGACCGGTACCGGGCGGGCCTACTGCGCGGCGCCCGTGCTGGATGTCGTCTCCGCAGTGTTCGCGATGGAGAACGGCCTCGTACCCCCCACCCCCAACGTGTTCGACATCTGCCATGACCTCGACCTGGTGATGTCTCGCGCTCGCCCCGCCGAACTGCACACGGCCCTGGTCCTCAGCAGGGGACTCATGGGCTCCAACGCGGCGCTGGTAGTGCGCCGCGGTGGCGACTCCGCCCGGTAG
- a CDS encoding beta-ketoacyl-[acyl-carrier-protein] synthase family protein: MTRRVAVTGVGVVAPGGIGAGAFWDLLANGRTATRGITLFDPVGLRSRIAAECDLDPVAHGLDPELVEHADRYIQFAVIAADEAVKDSGLDTGVEDPWRIGVSLGSAIGGTTRLERDYVLVSEGGKRWDVDHRAAEPKLHMAFSPSTLASVVAEQFGAHGPVQTVSTGCTSGLDAVGYAFHTIAEGRADICIAGASDSPISPITMACFDAIKATSPNNDDPEHASRPFDAERNGFVMGEGAAVLVLEDYEHARARGAHIYCELSGYATYGNAYHMTGLTSEGLEMARAIDNALGQARLDPTLIDYVNAHGSGTRQNDRHETAAVKVSLGAHAYDTPMSSIKSMVGHSLGAIGAIEVVACVLAMKHQVVPPTANYETPDPECDLDYVPRTARPRKLRNVLSVGSGFGGFQSAVLLTEPGGRTR; encoded by the coding sequence GTGACCCGGCGGGTGGCGGTCACCGGAGTCGGTGTAGTCGCCCCGGGCGGTATCGGGGCGGGAGCGTTCTGGGACCTTCTCGCCAACGGCCGTACCGCGACCCGCGGCATCACGCTCTTCGACCCGGTGGGCCTGCGCTCACGCATCGCCGCCGAGTGCGACCTGGACCCGGTCGCGCACGGCCTCGACCCGGAGCTGGTCGAACACGCCGACAGATACATCCAGTTCGCGGTCATCGCCGCCGACGAAGCCGTCAAGGACTCCGGCCTCGACACCGGGGTCGAGGACCCCTGGCGCATCGGGGTGTCCCTCGGCAGTGCCATCGGCGGCACCACCCGCCTGGAGCGCGACTACGTGCTGGTCAGCGAGGGTGGGAAGCGGTGGGACGTGGACCACCGCGCGGCCGAACCGAAACTGCACATGGCGTTCTCGCCGAGCACACTCGCCTCGGTCGTCGCCGAGCAGTTCGGCGCCCACGGCCCGGTGCAGACGGTCTCCACCGGCTGCACCTCCGGGCTCGACGCGGTCGGCTACGCCTTCCACACCATCGCGGAAGGCCGCGCCGACATCTGCATCGCCGGGGCGTCGGACTCGCCGATCTCCCCGATCACGATGGCGTGCTTCGACGCCATCAAGGCGACGTCGCCCAACAACGACGACCCCGAGCACGCCTCCCGCCCCTTCGACGCCGAACGCAACGGCTTCGTGATGGGCGAGGGCGCCGCGGTGCTCGTCCTGGAGGACTACGAGCACGCCCGTGCGCGCGGCGCGCACATCTACTGCGAGCTCAGCGGCTACGCCACCTACGGCAACGCCTACCACATGACCGGTCTGACCAGCGAAGGCCTGGAGATGGCCCGGGCGATCGACAACGCGCTCGGCCAGGCCCGCCTCGACCCCACGCTGATCGACTACGTCAACGCCCATGGTTCGGGCACCAGACAGAACGACCGTCACGAGACGGCCGCGGTCAAGGTGTCCCTGGGAGCTCACGCCTACGACACACCCATGAGCTCCATCAAATCCATGGTGGGTCACTCGCTGGGCGCGATCGGCGCGATCGAGGTGGTCGCGTGCGTCCTTGCCATGAAGCACCAGGTGGTGCCGCCCACGGCGAACTACGAGACCCCCGACCCCGAGTGCGACCTGGACTACGTACCGCGCACCGCACGCCCGCGAAAGCTGCGGAACGTGCTCTCCGTCGGCAGTGGATTCGGCGGATTCCAGTCCGCGGTGCTCCTGACCGAACCAGGTGGGAGGACACGATGA
- a CDS encoding cupin domain-containing protein produces MTKNPRIVDLSETEPNRRRGGDLRAMLTPATVGSTSGFMGLALVQPGERIGEHYHPYSEEFVYVVNGALEVDLDGETHELRPDQGLLIPINVRHRFRNVGDVEARMVFHLGPLAPRPSLGHVDTEETEGAEAGPGFITGGPDLTAPGHGRSSERSGAIT; encoded by the coding sequence ATGACCAAGAATCCACGCATCGTGGACTTGAGCGAGACCGAACCCAACCGCCGGCGAGGAGGTGACCTGCGGGCGATGCTCACGCCCGCGACGGTCGGCTCCACCAGCGGTTTCATGGGCCTGGCCCTCGTCCAGCCCGGCGAGCGCATCGGCGAGCACTACCACCCGTACTCGGAGGAGTTCGTCTACGTCGTCAACGGCGCCCTCGAGGTGGACCTGGACGGCGAGACGCATGAACTCCGCCCGGACCAGGGCCTGTTGATCCCGATCAACGTGCGGCATCGCTTCCGCAACGTCGGCGACGTGGAGGCCCGTATGGTCTTCCACCTCGGACCGCTCGCCCCGCGCCCCAGCCTCGGCCACGTCGACACGGAGGAGACCGAGGGCGCCGAGGCCGGACCCGGGTTCATCACCGGTGGCCCGGACCTGACCGCGCCAGGACACGGACGGTCGTCCGAGCGTAGTGGGGCCATAACGTGA
- a CDS encoding SchA/CurD-like domain-containing protein, whose protein sequence is MTPISGRISQSAFDGSRLRVILLLDLYEGAQQQFLDAYEHMRNQVASVPGHLSDQLCQSIENPSQWLITSEWESAPPFLAWVNSEEHVETVRPMHNCVKDTRSMRYSILRETNPAEPVTPAPAAANAVAARVGDGAARHALTFTVKPGSESKVAEILAGYQSPQAQVDDTTRLRRTSLFMHGNRVVRAVEVEGDLLAALRHVARQPEVRAVEEAINPYLEQDRDLTDADSARVFFTRAALPAVHHVVSDVPVPRDLRRHALYYPAKKGRGMDLARLLAEQDAAAADEPGNPVYGSTVFQRDDIVVRLIDITGELDSDPVASLGLKGAKKSEELERLLDGAAIGVEGSLQTERNINRLLSHADMMPITDRSSAGS, encoded by the coding sequence ATGACCCCCATCTCAGGACGCATATCGCAGTCGGCCTTCGACGGCTCCAGGTTGCGGGTGATCCTCCTGCTCGATCTGTACGAGGGAGCCCAGCAGCAGTTCCTGGACGCGTACGAGCACATGCGCAATCAGGTCGCGTCCGTGCCCGGTCATCTCAGTGACCAGCTGTGCCAGTCGATCGAGAACCCTTCGCAGTGGCTCATCACCAGCGAGTGGGAGAGCGCCCCGCCCTTCCTCGCCTGGGTGAACAGCGAGGAGCACGTCGAGACCGTCAGGCCGATGCACAACTGCGTCAAGGACACCCGGTCGATGCGCTACAGCATCCTCCGGGAGACCAACCCCGCCGAGCCGGTCACGCCGGCACCGGCGGCGGCGAACGCGGTGGCGGCCCGTGTGGGTGACGGCGCGGCGCGCCACGCCCTCACCTTCACCGTCAAGCCGGGCTCCGAGTCGAAGGTCGCGGAGATCCTGGCCGGCTATCAGTCGCCCCAGGCCCAGGTCGACGACACCACGCGCCTGCGCCGCACCTCGCTCTTCATGCACGGCAACCGCGTCGTGCGTGCAGTGGAGGTGGAGGGCGATCTCCTCGCCGCGTTGCGTCACGTCGCCCGCCAGCCCGAGGTGCGGGCGGTCGAGGAAGCGATCAACCCCTACCTCGAGCAGGACCGGGACCTGACCGACGCCGATTCGGCGCGCGTCTTCTTCACCCGGGCCGCGCTCCCGGCCGTCCATCACGTGGTGTCGGACGTTCCGGTACCGCGCGACCTGCGGCGACACGCCCTGTACTACCCGGCCAAGAAGGGCCGCGGGATGGACCTGGCCCGGCTGCTGGCCGAGCAGGACGCGGCGGCGGCGGACGAGCCGGGCAATCCGGTGTACGGCAGCACCGTCTTCCAGCGCGACGACATCGTGGTGCGCCTCATCGACATCACCGGTGAGCTCGACAGCGACCCCGTCGCCTCCCTCGGCCTCAAGGGCGCGAAGAAGAGCGAGGAGCTCGAGCGGCTCCTCGACGGCGCAGCGATCGGCGTCGAGGGCTCCCTGCAGACGGAGCGCAACATCAACCGGCTCCTGTCGCACGCCGACATGATGCCCATCACCGACCGCAGCTCGGCGGGTTCCTGA
- a CDS encoding FAD-dependent oxidoreductase, whose protein sequence is MNRSEEPLEGAQHVPVLIVGGSLVGLSTSLFLGRLGVPHMLVERHSGTSIHPRGRGNNVRTMELFRVAGIQQRIEDAASVLADNHGILQTPTLVGDAGEWLFKEIDPGGGLARFSPGGWCLCSQNDLEPVLLESARELGGDLRFHTELMSFEQDAQGVTAQLKSRDTGEHTTVRADYLVAADGPRSPIRERLAIGQSGPGDLFHNVSITFTSRGLADAVGDRRFIVCYLTNPEADGALLPVDNREHWVFHAPWHPENGETLEEFTDERCTEHIRRATGVPDLDVQITGRAAWHAAERVAERYSDGRVFLAGDSAHEMSPTGAFGSNTGIQDAHNLAWKLAAVLGGWAGPGLLESYDLERRPVAEATSARASTRSVEHSHPGYTPNPEAGGPGGPGAGGPGGPGGPGAGGPGGKKGGILNVALGYRYPRGAVLGADPAMPVVPEGMRLTGEPGSRAPHMWLNRAATRVSTLDLYERSLVLLSSGDGDGAWHDAATDVAQRMAVPLDSYRIGSGPDAELSPVGDVDWAETHGVAPEGAVLVRPDGFVAWRSEGPSADPGKELRNALAEVLDRD, encoded by the coding sequence ATGAACCGATCGGAAGAGCCCCTCGAGGGCGCTCAGCACGTGCCGGTGCTCATAGTCGGCGGCTCCCTGGTGGGCTTGTCGACCTCGCTGTTCCTGGGGCGTCTCGGCGTCCCGCACATGCTCGTGGAGCGCCACTCGGGCACGTCGATCCACCCCCGCGGGCGCGGCAACAACGTGCGCACGATGGAGTTGTTCCGGGTGGCCGGAATCCAGCAGCGCATCGAGGACGCCGCATCGGTCCTGGCCGACAACCACGGCATCCTCCAGACGCCGACCCTGGTGGGCGACGCCGGCGAGTGGCTGTTCAAGGAGATCGACCCCGGTGGCGGGCTCGCCCGCTTCAGCCCCGGCGGATGGTGCCTGTGCAGCCAGAACGACCTCGAACCCGTCCTCCTGGAGAGCGCGCGGGAGCTGGGCGGGGACCTGCGGTTCCACACCGAACTGATGTCGTTCGAGCAGGACGCCCAGGGTGTGACCGCGCAGCTCAAGAGCCGCGACACGGGCGAGCACACCACCGTCCGGGCGGACTACCTCGTCGCGGCGGACGGCCCGCGCAGCCCCATCCGCGAGCGGCTCGCCATCGGGCAGAGCGGCCCGGGCGACCTGTTCCACAACGTGAGCATCACGTTCACCTCGCGGGGCCTCGCGGACGCCGTCGGCGACCGGCGCTTCATCGTCTGCTACCTCACGAACCCGGAGGCCGACGGCGCTCTGCTGCCGGTCGACAACCGTGAGCACTGGGTGTTCCACGCTCCCTGGCACCCCGAGAACGGCGAGACGCTCGAGGAGTTCACGGACGAGCGCTGCACGGAACACATCAGGCGGGCCACCGGAGTCCCTGACCTCGATGTGCAGATCACCGGCAGGGCCGCCTGGCACGCCGCCGAGCGGGTCGCCGAACGGTACTCGGACGGCCGGGTGTTCCTCGCCGGCGACTCGGCCCACGAGATGTCCCCCACCGGGGCGTTCGGTTCCAACACCGGTATCCAGGACGCGCACAACCTCGCCTGGAAGCTGGCCGCCGTCCTCGGCGGCTGGGCCGGCCCCGGTCTGCTGGAGTCCTACGACCTGGAGCGCCGGCCGGTCGCGGAGGCGACGAGCGCCCGCGCCTCGACGCGCTCGGTCGAGCACAGCCACCCGGGATACACCCCCAACCCGGAAGCCGGCGGACCCGGCGGTCCGGGAGCGGGTGGCCCCGGCGGACCCGGCGGACCCGGAGCAGGCGGCCCCGGCGGCAAGAAGGGCGGAATCCTCAATGTGGCGCTGGGCTACCGCTATCCGCGCGGCGCGGTCCTCGGCGCCGACCCGGCGATGCCGGTCGTACCCGAGGGAATGCGGCTGACCGGCGAGCCCGGGAGCCGCGCGCCCCACATGTGGCTGAACCGCGCCGCCACCCGGGTCTCCACGCTCGACCTGTACGAGCGGTCGCTGGTGCTCCTCAGTTCGGGGGACGGCGACGGCGCGTGGCACGACGCGGCCACGGACGTCGCGCAACGGATGGCCGTGCCGCTCGACTCGTACCGCATCGGCAGTGGGCCCGACGCGGAGCTGTCCCCCGTGGGCGACGTGGACTGGGCGGAGACCCACGGTGTCGCCCCGGAGGGTGCGGTCCTCGTCCGCCCCGACGGGTTCGTCGCGTGGCGGTCCGAAGGTCCGTCGGCGGATCCCGGCAAGGAACTGCGGAACGCCCTCGCGGAAGTCCTGGACCGGGACTGA
- a CDS encoding class F sortase, with the protein MAARLPSPDQTESVPPGRRSRIGAWIVWSVGIVVLAVSLFGGNETSSDTSDSSGAARPPAVAYEPSSDAVPPAPSEPPMMPAPSEPPAAPAAPVEPVGKHLPRAKPTRLLIPKIGVDAPFTELAIGPTGQLQPPPAADTNLVGWMADGVSPGETGTSIIAGHVDTKTSAAVFANLRALKPGDTFTVKRDDSRSATFVVDSAETFAKNAFPNERVYGDTPEAQVRLITCTGVYDHVKKDYTDNLVVFAHLV; encoded by the coding sequence ATGGCAGCCCGGTTGCCTTCCCCCGATCAGACCGAGTCCGTGCCGCCCGGGCGCCGATCCCGCATCGGCGCCTGGATCGTGTGGTCCGTCGGAATCGTCGTCCTGGCGGTGAGTCTGTTCGGCGGTAATGAGACGTCGTCGGACACCTCTGATTCCTCCGGTGCGGCGCGGCCGCCCGCGGTGGCGTACGAGCCGTCCTCGGACGCCGTGCCGCCCGCGCCGTCCGAGCCCCCCATGATGCCCGCGCCGTCCGAGCCGCCCGCAGCGCCCGCGGCACCCGTGGAGCCCGTCGGAAAGCATCTGCCGCGGGCCAAGCCCACGCGGCTGCTCATCCCGAAGATCGGCGTGGACGCCCCCTTCACCGAGCTCGCCATCGGCCCCACGGGCCAGCTGCAGCCGCCGCCCGCCGCCGACACGAACCTGGTCGGCTGGATGGCCGACGGCGTGTCCCCGGGCGAGACCGGTACCTCGATCATCGCCGGGCATGTCGACACGAAGACGTCGGCCGCGGTGTTCGCCAACCTCAGGGCTCTGAAGCCCGGGGACACCTTCACCGTCAAGAGGGACGACTCGCGCTCGGCCACCTTCGTGGTCGACAGCGCCGAGACGTTCGCGAAGAACGCCTTCCCCAACGAGCGCGTGTACGGGGACACGCCTGAGGCGCAGGTCCGGCTGATCACCTGCACCGGGGTGTACGACCACGTCAAGAAGGACTACACCGACAACCTGGTGGTCTTCGCCCATCTCGTCTGA
- a CDS encoding MFS transporter, translating to MASAATAPPPPASLRRIVAASLIGTTIEWYDFFLYGSAAALVFNKLFFPNTDPLVGTLLSFLTYAVGFAARPLGALVFGHYGDRLGRKKLLVLSLLMMGAATFAIGLLPTYGTVGVAAPVLLTVLRLIQGFALGGEWGGAVLLVSEHGDAKRRGFWASWPQTGAPAGQLLATGVLSLLTALISDSAFTSWGWRIPFLLSGVLVMVGLWIRLSVDESPVFKEALARAEARRAARGDASEKTPLVAVLRHHWRDVLVAIGARMAENISYYVITAFILVYATTSAGVSKQTALNAVLIASAVHFAVIPAWGALSDRVGRRPVYLLGAAGVGLWMFPFFSLIDTGGFGNLILAVTVGLVLHGAMYAPQAAFFSEMFATRMRYSGASIGAQFASVAAGAPAPLIATALLADYGSSTPIALYVIAAAVLTLIAVGVAKETRHRDLAQIEEDGTADETSATARTADARTA from the coding sequence ATGGCCTCCGCAGCAACCGCTCCCCCACCGCCCGCGAGCCTCCGGCGGATCGTCGCCGCGAGCCTCATCGGCACCACGATCGAGTGGTACGACTTCTTCCTCTACGGCTCCGCCGCCGCACTGGTCTTCAACAAGCTGTTCTTCCCCAACACCGACCCGCTCGTCGGCACGCTCCTCTCGTTCCTGACGTACGCTGTCGGCTTCGCGGCGCGGCCCCTCGGCGCGCTGGTCTTCGGGCACTACGGCGACCGGCTCGGCCGCAAGAAGCTGCTGGTCCTGAGCCTGCTCATGATGGGCGCGGCGACGTTCGCGATCGGCCTCCTGCCGACCTACGGCACGGTCGGCGTGGCCGCTCCCGTACTGCTCACCGTCCTGCGCCTGATCCAGGGCTTCGCGCTCGGCGGCGAGTGGGGCGGTGCCGTGCTCCTCGTCTCCGAGCACGGGGACGCCAAGCGGCGCGGTTTCTGGGCCTCCTGGCCGCAGACCGGAGCGCCCGCGGGACAGCTGCTCGCCACCGGCGTGCTCTCCCTGCTGACCGCGCTCATCTCCGACTCCGCCTTCACCTCGTGGGGCTGGCGCATCCCGTTCCTGCTGTCCGGCGTCCTCGTCATGGTCGGACTGTGGATACGTCTCTCTGTCGATGAGTCACCTGTCTTCAAGGAGGCGCTGGCCCGGGCCGAGGCACGCAGGGCCGCGCGGGGCGACGCGAGCGAGAAGACGCCGCTCGTCGCCGTGCTGCGCCACCACTGGCGCGACGTCCTCGTCGCCATCGGCGCCCGCATGGCCGAGAACATCAGCTACTACGTCATCACCGCCTTCATCCTCGTGTACGCCACCACCTCGGCCGGCGTCTCCAAGCAGACCGCGCTGAACGCCGTACTCATCGCGTCCGCCGTACACTTCGCGGTCATCCCGGCCTGGGGCGCGCTCTCCGACCGGGTCGGGCGCAGGCCCGTCTATCTGCTCGGGGCCGCGGGCGTGGGCCTGTGGATGTTCCCCTTCTTCTCGCTCATCGACACCGGGGGCTTCGGGAACCTGATCCTCGCCGTGACCGTGGGCCTCGTCCTGCACGGGGCGATGTACGCACCGCAGGCGGCCTTCTTCTCCGAGATGTTCGCGACGCGGATGCGCTACTCGGGCGCCTCCATCGGCGCGCAGTTCGCCTCGGTCGCCGCCGGAGCGCCCGCGCCGCTCATCGCCACCGCGCTCCTCGCGGACTACGGCAGCTCCACCCCGATCGCCCTGTACGTGATCGCCGCCGCCGTCCTGACGCTGATCGCCGTGGGCGTCGCGAAGGAGACCAGGCACCGCGACCTGGCCCAGATCGAGGAGGACGGCACCGCCGACGAGACGTCGGCCACGGCCCGAACGGCGGACGCCCGCACCGCCTGA
- a CDS encoding helix-turn-helix domain-containing protein, which produces MSHDPAQSPSGPAGSERPASSAEAPFLELLARGASADAYEQPVLVARAEGEPPGRIDALEHAKGLALRVRADLEDRRRREAELSALFETAHDLAGLRDLSAVLQAIVQRARSLLGTDVAYLTLNDPARGDTYMRVTEGSVAARFQQLRLGMGEGLGGLVAQTARPYVTADYAQDVRFKHTRTIDTGVHDEGLVAILGVPLMLGPHVIGVLFAADRRARVFEREQIALLGSFAALAAAAIDTANLLSETREALGELERANEIIRDRGDVIERASDVHDRLAELVLRGGGVHDVAAAVSQVLDGTVEFADVVTAPDKPLDASRADGHAVRDGDDWVAAVAAGGELLGALVLRGHPGLDPVDQRTLERAAMVTSLLLLARRSASEAEQRVRGELLDDLLDARDRDPRLLRERAARLHADLDATHVVLAARLETPGADAEHEAAARRRLWSAASHLAATRHGLAAARDGGTVLLLPLSAADRASDLARRTAKHLSSAVHEQVTVGASAPVEDLADRTDTVAAAYAEGQRCLDALRLLGRAGEGAAAEDFGFLGLLLAESRDISGFVERTMGEVVTYDRRRGTDLVRTLDAYFASGMSPARTKDTLHVHVNTVAQRLERIGRLLGPDWQSPARALEIQLALRLHRLAGATAG; this is translated from the coding sequence ATGTCGCACGATCCAGCACAGTCCCCGTCGGGCCCCGCAGGCTCTGAACGCCCCGCATCGAGTGCCGAGGCACCGTTCCTCGAGCTCCTCGCCCGGGGCGCGTCCGCCGACGCCTACGAACAGCCCGTGCTGGTCGCCCGCGCCGAGGGCGAGCCACCGGGGCGGATCGACGCCCTCGAACACGCCAAGGGGCTCGCCCTGCGCGTCCGTGCCGACCTCGAAGACAGGCGCCGCCGCGAGGCGGAGCTGTCCGCGCTCTTCGAGACCGCGCACGATCTCGCGGGCCTGCGCGACCTGAGCGCCGTCCTCCAGGCCATCGTGCAGCGCGCCCGCTCCCTCCTCGGCACGGACGTCGCCTATCTGACGCTGAACGACCCGGCCAGGGGCGACACCTACATGCGCGTCACCGAGGGCTCCGTCGCCGCGCGCTTCCAGCAGCTCAGGCTCGGCATGGGCGAGGGCCTCGGCGGACTCGTCGCCCAGACCGCCCGGCCCTACGTCACCGCGGACTACGCCCAGGACGTCCGCTTCAAGCACACGCGCACCATCGACACGGGTGTCCACGACGAGGGGCTCGTCGCCATCCTGGGCGTGCCTCTGATGCTCGGCCCCCATGTCATCGGCGTGCTGTTCGCCGCGGACCGGCGCGCTCGGGTCTTCGAGCGGGAGCAGATCGCGCTGCTCGGCTCGTTCGCGGCGCTCGCCGCGGCCGCCATCGACACCGCGAACCTGCTCTCCGAGACCAGGGAGGCGCTCGGCGAGCTGGAGCGCGCCAACGAGATCATCCGGGACCGCGGCGACGTCATCGAGCGCGCGTCCGACGTCCACGACCGCCTCGCCGAACTCGTCCTGCGGGGCGGCGGCGTCCACGACGTGGCGGCCGCCGTGTCCCAAGTCCTCGACGGGACGGTGGAGTTCGCCGACGTGGTCACCGCCCCCGACAAACCCCTCGACGCCTCGCGCGCCGACGGGCACGCCGTGCGGGACGGGGACGACTGGGTCGCCGCCGTCGCGGCGGGCGGCGAACTCCTCGGCGCGCTCGTGCTGCGCGGCCACCCGGGTCTCGACCCCGTCGACCAGCGCACCCTGGAGCGCGCCGCGATGGTCACCTCGCTCCTGCTGCTCGCCCGACGCTCCGCGTCCGAGGCCGAACAGCGCGTACGGGGTGAGCTGCTGGACGATCTGCTCGACGCGCGGGACCGGGACCCGCGACTGCTGCGGGAGCGCGCCGCGCGGCTGCACGCCGACCTGGACGCCACCCATGTGGTGCTGGCCGCGCGCCTGGAGACCCCGGGCGCCGACGCCGAACATGAGGCCGCCGCACGGCGCCGCCTGTGGTCCGCCGCGTCCCACCTCGCCGCCACTCGGCACGGGCTCGCCGCCGCGCGCGACGGGGGAACGGTCCTGCTGCTTCCCCTGAGCGCCGCGGACCGGGCCTCCGACCTCGCCCGCCGCACCGCCAAGCACCTCTCCTCCGCGGTCCACGAGCAGGTGACGGTCGGCGCGTCGGCCCCCGTGGAGGACCTGGCCGACCGCACCGACACCGTCGCCGCGGCCTACGCGGAGGGGCAGCGCTGCCTGGACGCCCTGCGCCTGCTCGGCAGAGCGGGGGAGGGCGCGGCCGCGGAGGACTTCGGCTTCCTGGGCCTGCTCCTCGCGGAAAGCCGGGACATCTCCGGGTTTGTCGAACGCACCATGGGTGAGGTCGTGACGTACGACCGGCGCAGGGGGACCGACCTCGTGCGCACGCTCGACGCGTACTTCGCCTCGGGCATGAGCCCGGCCCGCACCAAGGACACGCTGCATGTGCACGTGAACACGGTGGCGCAGCGCCTGGAGCGAATAGGGCGCCTGCTCGGCCCGGACTGGCAGTCGCCGGCGCGTGCTCTGGAGATCCAACTCGCGCTGCGGCTGCACCGGTTGGCCGGGGCGACAGCGGGTTGA